The Cetobacterium sp. ZOR0034 genome has a segment encoding these proteins:
- a CDS encoding glycosyltransferase family 9 protein: MARTYKKIIIARTDKIGDLILSIPSFFMIRKMYPDAEITLLVRNYNYNIVKNLPYINRVVQIDRYRQKELLEKIEYFNADVFIALYVDDFVMQLAKASKAKVKIGPLSKLKSFFTFNKGVLQKRSKSIKHEAEYNLDLIKKLDKKLFEERFEINTAIYLDKNNIESAEKFFKDNNIGKKVLVVNPFMGGSAKNITDEQYANILTKIIDRVENLDVIITAHISDEERGLDLIKKIDRDRVYLFANGGELLNIGAVINKSKVYFGGSTGPTHIAGSLQKSIVALYPKKPTQSPTRWGVYGDEDVTYVIPDENSKENYKHKNFDSYTDKVEERIVQEIIDRLER; the protein is encoded by the coding sequence ATGGCTCGTACTTACAAAAAAATAATAATAGCAAGAACGGATAAAATAGGCGACTTAATTTTATCAATCCCAAGTTTTTTTATGATCAGAAAGATGTATCCGGATGCAGAAATAACTTTATTAGTTAGAAATTATAATTATAACATAGTAAAAAATCTACCTTATATAAATAGAGTAGTTCAAATAGATAGATATAGACAAAAAGAATTATTAGAAAAAATCGAGTATTTTAATGCAGATGTTTTTATAGCTTTATATGTAGATGATTTTGTTATGCAATTAGCAAAAGCGAGTAAAGCAAAGGTTAAGATAGGACCTCTTTCAAAATTAAAATCATTTTTTACTTTCAATAAAGGTGTTCTTCAAAAAAGATCAAAATCTATAAAACATGAAGCTGAGTATAATCTAGATTTAATAAAAAAATTAGACAAGAAACTTTTCGAAGAAAGATTTGAGATAAATACAGCGATTTATTTAGATAAAAATAATATTGAGTCAGCGGAAAAATTTTTTAAAGATAATAATATAGGGAAAAAAGTGCTAGTTGTAAATCCTTTTATGGGAGGTTCAGCTAAAAATATAACAGATGAACAGTATGCTAATATTTTAACAAAAATTATAGATAGAGTAGAAAATTTAGATGTAATAATAACAGCACATATCTCAGATGAAGAGAGAGGTTTAGATCTAATAAAAAAGATAGATAGAGATAGAGTTTATTTATTTGCAAATGGTGGAGAACTTTTAAATATTGGCGCGGTGATAAACAAATCAAAAGTTTATTTTGGTGGATCGACAGGACCTACTCATATAGCTGGCTCTTTACAGAAAAGTATAGTTGCACTATACCCTAAAAAGCCAACTCAGAGTCCAACAAGATGGGGAGTATATGGAGATGAGGACGTAACTTATGTAATTCCGGATGAGAATAGTAAAGAGAACTATAAACATAAAAACTTTGATTCATATACAGATAAAGTTGAAGAAAGAATTGTTCAAGAGATAATAGATAGATTGGAGAGATAA
- a CDS encoding lipopolysaccharide core heptose(II) kinase RfaY — protein MEKVVCNSSIKFNLPNRIKNNEFTILKVLKDDKRSHVLLIKVDEEQYVYKVPKEKNKRVWQRILSFFRGSESRREYSNCLRISELGFKGATPIMYWEKRVFGMCFDSFFISSYLEGKTATINELFFVKNELEKIHKKGYLHGDSQLDNFMILKDEVYLIDVKLIKNKYGKAGAAYEFIYLEESCHKEIDIYDKTSLSYKLAKSLNIYLHWIGRMKKIIRRKER, from the coding sequence ATGGAGAAAGTTGTTTGTAACAGTTCTATAAAGTTTAATTTACCAAATAGAATAAAAAATAATGAGTTTACTATTTTGAAAGTTTTAAAAGATGATAAAAGAAGCCATGTTCTTTTGATAAAAGTTGATGAGGAACAATATGTTTACAAAGTTCCTAAAGAAAAAAATAAAAGAGTTTGGCAAAGAATATTATCATTTTTTAGAGGAAGTGAAAGTAGAAGAGAGTATTCTAATTGTTTAAGAATATCAGAGTTAGGATTTAAAGGTGCGACTCCAATTATGTATTGGGAAAAAAGAGTGTTTGGAATGTGTTTTGATTCATTTTTTATAAGTTCCTATTTAGAAGGAAAAACAGCAACGATCAATGAGCTTTTTTTTGTTAAAAATGAATTAGAAAAAATTCATAAAAAAGGATACTTACATGGTGATTCACAACTTGATAATTTTATGATATTAAAAGATGAAGTCTATTTAATAGATGTGAAATTGATAAAAAATAAATATGGTAAAGCAGGAGCGGCTTATGAATTTATATATTTAGAAGAGAGTTGTCATAAGGAGATTGACATCTATGACAAAACCTCATTAAGTTATAAGTTAGCTAAATCTTTAAATATTTATCTACATTGGATTGGGAGAATGAAGAAAATTATTCGAAGAAAGGAAAGATAA
- a CDS encoding glycosyltransferase family 2 protein → MKISVAMITFNEEKILRKTLESIKELADEIVIVDSGSTDSTEAIAKEFGAKFHTESWKGYGPQRNSAIEKCEGTWILNIDADEEISEELKRKIKEIVANEDDKKEIYKINRLSVCFGKELKHGGWGTSYAIRLFKKGSGKFNDNMVHEAFETDKEIYKIKEDILHHSYLTMEDYFNRFNRYTTEGAKDYYKKGKKASVFDIVINPLYKFLRMYIFRLGFLDGVEGFVIASTSSLYSMVKYFKLREMYKNGSYLQKNNNSKNG, encoded by the coding sequence ATGAAGATATCTGTTGCAATGATAACCTTTAACGAAGAGAAAATTTTAAGAAAAACATTAGAATCGATTAAAGAGTTAGCAGATGAGATAGTTATTGTTGATAGTGGATCAACTGATTCAACAGAAGCGATAGCAAAAGAATTTGGAGCAAAGTTTCACACTGAATCTTGGAAAGGATATGGACCTCAAAGAAATTCGGCTATAGAAAAATGTGAAGGGACTTGGATTTTAAATATAGATGCAGATGAAGAGATTTCAGAAGAATTGAAAAGAAAAATAAAAGAGATAGTAGCAAATGAAGATGATAAAAAAGAGATATATAAAATAAATAGATTATCTGTGTGTTTTGGAAAAGAATTGAAACATGGTGGATGGGGAACTTCTTACGCTATTAGGTTATTTAAAAAAGGATCTGGAAAATTTAATGATAATATGGTCCATGAAGCTTTTGAAACAGATAAAGAGATATATAAAATAAAGGAAGATATTTTGCATCATTCCTATTTAACAATGGAAGATTATTTTAATAGATTTAATAGATATACAACAGAAGGTGCTAAAGATTACTATAAAAAAGGAAAAAAAGCAAGTGTGTTTGATATCGTAATTAATCCTCTATATAAATTTTTAAGAATGTATATATTTAGATTAGGTTTTTTAGATGGAGTTGAAGGATTTGTTATAGCATCAACAAGTTCTTTATATTCGATGGTTAAATATTTTAAATTAAGGGAGATGTATAAAAATGGCTCGTACTTACAAAAAAATAATAATAGCAAGAACGGATAA
- a CDS encoding glycosyltransferase family 9 protein, with product MKILIIHTAFIGDIVLSTPLIKRIKEVYPESKITYVTTPVGASILRNNEDITEIIEYDKRGTHSGFKGLIALGRRLRYENFNLVLTPHRYLRSSILSWLTRSPKRIGYDTASGAILFTDKVKYDKEKHEVEKLLSFMGEIPKNSREDYPIELYPSKKDTEIINRIWEENGLENEDVIAIAPGSKWFTKKWPLEYFNKVIDLLIENNKKVIVIGGKDEMFLNVHTSKGVIDLRGKTTLLELAEVLRRVRVVLTNDSSPIHIASAFKNTRIIALFGPTVKEFGFFPWSENSEVLEIEGLPCRPCGIHGGNKCPKGHFKCMLEIKPEKVFDKILQALKR from the coding sequence GTGAAGATATTGATTATACATACAGCTTTTATTGGGGATATTGTACTGTCTACACCACTGATAAAAAGAATAAAAGAGGTGTACCCTGAATCTAAGATTACATATGTAACAACTCCAGTTGGTGCAAGCATTTTGAGAAATAATGAGGATATAACAGAGATAATAGAGTATGATAAAAGAGGAACTCATTCAGGATTTAAAGGACTTATTGCATTGGGAAGAAGATTGAGATATGAGAACTTTAATTTAGTTTTGACTCCTCATAGATACTTGCGTAGTTCTATACTTTCGTGGTTAACAAGATCTCCAAAAAGAATAGGTTATGATACTGCAAGTGGAGCAATCCTCTTTACGGACAAAGTTAAGTACGATAAAGAAAAGCATGAAGTAGAAAAGTTACTTTCATTTATGGGAGAGATACCTAAAAATTCGAGAGAGGATTATCCGATAGAATTATATCCAAGTAAAAAAGACACTGAAATCATAAATAGAATTTGGGAAGAAAATGGATTAGAAAATGAAGATGTTATAGCTATAGCTCCTGGAAGTAAGTGGTTTACTAAAAAGTGGCCTTTAGAATATTTTAATAAAGTTATAGATTTGTTGATAGAAAATAATAAAAAAGTAATAGTTATCGGCGGAAAAGATGAGATGTTTTTAAATGTCCACACATCTAAGGGAGTTATTGACTTGAGAGGAAAAACAACACTTTTAGAATTAGCTGAAGTCTTAAGAAGAGTGAGAGTTGTACTGACAAATGATTCATCTCCGATTCATATAGCATCAGCTTTTAAAAATACGAGAATAATAGCTTTGTTTGGACCGACAGTAAAAGAGTTTGGATTTTTTCCTTGGAGTGAAAATAGTGAGGTTTTAGAAATTGAAGGCTTACCTTGTAGACCATGTGGAATTCATGGTGGAAATAAGTGTCCAAAGGGGCATTTTAAATGTATGTTGGAAATAAAACCAGAAAAGGTATTTGATAAAATTTTACAAGCTTTAAAGAGGTAA
- a CDS encoding glycosyltransferase family 9 protein yields MRVLIIRLSSIGDVILTTPVLKELKKKYPDIVIDFLVMENFKDSISGCPYIDNLILFNKEKHDGLKNMIAFGKELKKNNYDYVFDLHSKVRSKIISSVISKNVYTYKKRGLLKTILVKTKATKYKVDNTIIKNYFGAFKVLGLEYQGEDLTFSFEQKDVEKLKTLCIEYENVPMIAPGASKETKKWTKEGFAELSKLLYNKYGKKPIIIGSAAEYEMCEKIKNLSGGIAINLAGKLNLKESGALLSKAKFLVTNDSGPFHIARGVKCPTFVIFGPTSPEMFEYDENNKLIYLNEPCSPCSLHGDKNCPQKHFNCMKKLSATRVMEIIEKNGR; encoded by the coding sequence TTGAGAGTTTTGATTATAAGACTAAGTTCGATAGGGGATGTCATCCTAACGACACCGGTACTGAAAGAATTGAAAAAAAAGTACCCTGATATAGTTATAGACTTTTTGGTTATGGAAAACTTTAAAGATTCTATTTCAGGGTGTCCTTATATAGATAATTTAATATTGTTTAATAAAGAGAAACATGATGGGTTAAAAAATATGATAGCCTTTGGTAAAGAATTAAAGAAAAATAATTATGATTACGTTTTTGATTTACATTCAAAAGTAAGATCAAAAATTATAAGTAGTGTTATTTCTAAAAATGTGTATACATATAAAAAAAGAGGACTTTTAAAAACAATATTAGTTAAAACAAAAGCTACAAAATATAAAGTTGATAATACGATAATTAAAAATTATTTTGGTGCTTTTAAAGTTTTGGGTTTGGAGTATCAGGGTGAGGATTTAACATTTAGTTTCGAACAAAAAGATGTGGAAAAATTAAAAACATTATGTATAGAATATGAAAATGTTCCGATGATAGCCCCAGGCGCATCAAAGGAAACTAAAAAGTGGACAAAAGAAGGGTTTGCAGAATTGTCAAAACTACTTTATAATAAATATGGGAAAAAACCTATTATAATAGGCTCTGCTGCAGAGTATGAGATGTGTGAGAAAATAAAGAATCTAAGTGGTGGAATAGCAATAAATTTAGCAGGAAAATTAAATCTTAAAGAGAGTGGAGCTTTACTATCTAAAGCTAAGTTTTTAGTAACAAATGATTCTGGACCATTTCATATTGCTAGAGGTGTTAAATGCCCAACATTTGTAATCTTTGGACCAACTAGTCCCGAGATGTTTGAATATGATGAAAATAATAAATTGATTTATTTAAATGAACCTTGTTCACCTTGCAGTTTACACGGAGACAAAAACTGTCCACAAAAACATTTTAATTGTATGAAAAAACTGAGTGCGACAAGAGTAATGGAGATAATAGAAAAAAATGGGAGGTAG